A genomic segment from Halomicroarcula saliterrae encodes:
- the thiD gene encoding bifunctional hydroxymethylpyrimidine kinase/phosphomethylpyrimidine kinase, protein MQRTESPVTPPVVLTIAGSDSGGGAGIQADLKTIEAGGAFGTSAVTSVTAQNTAGVQGSHLLPTEDIAAQIRAVLDDFDVAAVKTGMLATGDVVDLVVERAGDLPGLVVDPVMVATSGDRLLAREAEDAYEELVAESAVVTPNADEAAVLTGRDIDDPDDAAAAGRDLVEMGADAALVKGGHVPGDAVVDVLVTAETTTTYRHDRVDTDATHGSGCTLSAAIATRLAHGDDLRSAVASGIDLLSRAVRYNLDVGDGPGAVHHTVELRDAAAREETSEAVESVVAALTGNELAPLVPESGMAVAAATPYAERPDEVAAVDGRVTLTMAGPRPNHGVRFGAEPELARSLLAVRERDPSRRFAVTCRLPDDTALDALDGAVASVADSEREADATPEARVETAFEGFEGSPVAVVDPGAVGVEGRLLVLADGAATVTERVETILEHTEQ, encoded by the coding sequence ATGCAACGAACGGAGTCACCGGTGACGCCGCCGGTCGTGCTCACCATCGCGGGGAGCGACTCGGGAGGCGGGGCCGGTATCCAGGCCGACCTGAAGACCATCGAGGCCGGCGGAGCGTTCGGGACCAGCGCCGTCACGAGCGTCACCGCACAGAACACCGCGGGGGTACAGGGGAGCCACCTCCTGCCGACCGAGGACATCGCGGCGCAGATACGCGCCGTGCTGGACGACTTCGACGTGGCCGCGGTGAAGACGGGGATGCTCGCCACCGGCGACGTCGTCGACCTCGTCGTCGAGCGGGCCGGCGACCTCCCCGGCCTCGTCGTCGACCCGGTGATGGTCGCCACCTCGGGCGACCGACTGCTCGCCCGCGAGGCCGAGGACGCCTACGAGGAACTCGTCGCCGAATCGGCCGTCGTCACGCCCAACGCCGACGAGGCCGCGGTGCTGACCGGGCGAGACATCGACGACCCCGACGACGCGGCCGCCGCGGGCCGTGACCTCGTCGAGATGGGCGCCGACGCCGCGCTCGTCAAGGGCGGCCACGTCCCCGGCGACGCGGTCGTGGACGTGCTGGTGACGGCCGAAACGACGACGACCTACCGCCACGACCGCGTCGACACCGACGCCACCCACGGGTCGGGCTGTACGCTTTCGGCGGCCATCGCCACGCGACTGGCCCACGGCGACGACCTTCGGAGCGCCGTCGCCAGCGGCATCGACCTGCTCTCGCGGGCGGTCCGCTACAACCTCGACGTGGGCGACGGACCCGGCGCGGTCCACCACACCGTCGAACTCCGCGACGCGGCCGCTCGCGAGGAGACGAGCGAGGCCGTCGAGAGCGTCGTCGCGGCCCTGACCGGAAACGAACTGGCCCCGCTGGTCCCCGAGTCGGGGATGGCCGTCGCGGCCGCGACCCCCTACGCCGAACGGCCCGACGAGGTCGCCGCGGTCGACGGGCGCGTCACGCTGACGATGGCCGGCCCGCGACCGAACCACGGCGTCCGGTTCGGCGCCGAGCCGGAGCTGGCCCGCAGCCTGCTGGCGGTGCGAGAACGCGACCCGTCGCGCCGGTTCGCGGTCACCTGCCGGCTGCCCGACGACACCGCCCTCGACGCGCTCGACGGCGCCGTCGCGTCGGTGGCCGACAGCGAGCGCGAGGCGGACGCCACGCCCGAAGCGCGGGTCGAGACGGCGTTCGAGGGGTTCGAGGGGTCGCCAGTCGCCGTCGTCGACCCCGGCGCGGTCGGCGTCGAGGGCCGGCTGCTGGTGCTGGCCGACGGCGCGGCCACGGTGACAGAGCGGGTCGAGACAATCTTGGAACACACCGAGCAGTAG
- a CDS encoding PRC-barrel domain containing protein, protein MAHTLTEEDEGKKVVNHDGDTIGVISGFRGGQAYVDPDPGITENVMSTLGWSDVDEDDYALNSDQVEHVTDDEVRLTSEL, encoded by the coding sequence ATGGCACACACTCTCACCGAAGAAGACGAGGGAAAGAAGGTAGTTAACCACGACGGCGACACCATCGGCGTCATCTCGGGCTTTCGCGGCGGGCAGGCCTACGTCGACCCGGACCCCGGTATCACCGAGAACGTCATGTCGACACTCGGCTGGTCCGACGTAGACGAGGACGACTACGCGCTCAACTCCGATCAGGTCGAACACGTCACCGACGACGAGGTCCGACTCACGTCGGAGCTGTAG
- a CDS encoding low molecular weight phosphatase family protein has product MTEPLRVAFVCVQNAGRSQMSTAFAEREIAERDLTDRVEVVTGGTDPADHVHAEVVEIMRELDVDLSDRTPRAVSTAELETCDLVVTMGCSTLDLDADVEVRDWALTDPDGQDLDAVREIRDDIGERVAAVFDDIEARLETA; this is encoded by the coding sequence ATGACCGAACCACTCCGCGTCGCCTTCGTCTGTGTTCAGAACGCAGGCCGCTCCCAGATGTCGACCGCCTTCGCCGAGCGGGAAATCGCCGAGCGGGACCTGACAGACCGCGTCGAGGTCGTCACCGGCGGCACGGACCCCGCCGACCACGTCCACGCCGAAGTCGTCGAGATCATGCGGGAGCTCGACGTCGACCTCTCGGACCGGACCCCGCGGGCGGTCTCCACCGCGGAGCTGGAGACGTGTGACCTCGTGGTCACGATGGGCTGTTCGACGCTCGACCTCGACGCCGACGTCGAGGTCCGGGACTGGGCGCTGACCGACCCCGACGGGCAGGACCTCGACGCCGTGCGCGAGATTCGCGACGACATCGGCGAGCGCGTCGCCGCGGTGTTCGACGACATCGAAGCGCGACTGGAGACCGCCTGA
- a CDS encoding DUF6789 family protein: MNKTLSAVLGGFVGTSAMSVILAIAEVEARYALGVFDAIARFVRVPGNPVLGFVIYALVGTAVWPLLFLSLERYVPLELDPAVAGMFMGVVLWLAFAVVGRGDSSGVALVIYVVFTLAAHLVYGFSMGAVYGQLSNHVSLRDDAVSDLP; this comes from the coding sequence ATGAACAAAACACTCAGCGCCGTCCTCGGCGGCTTCGTCGGAACGTCGGCGATGTCGGTCATCCTCGCCATCGCCGAGGTCGAGGCCCGCTACGCGCTCGGAGTGTTCGACGCCATCGCCCGGTTCGTCCGCGTGCCCGGCAACCCGGTGCTGGGGTTCGTCATCTACGCGCTCGTCGGGACCGCCGTCTGGCCGCTGCTCTTCTTGAGCCTCGAACGGTACGTCCCGCTGGAGCTGGACCCCGCCGTGGCCGGCATGTTCATGGGCGTCGTCCTGTGGCTCGCCTTCGCCGTCGTCGGCCGAGGAGACAGCAGCGGCGTGGCGCTCGTTATCTACGTCGTCTTCACGCTCGCGGCCCACCTCGTCTACGGCTTCTCGATGGGCGCGGTGTACGGCCAGCTGTCGAACCACGTGTCGCTGCGGGACGACGCGGTGAGCGACCTCCCCTGA
- the mutS gene encoding DNA mismatch repair protein MutS, producing MTEATGIVGEFLSLKEGTDADILAMQCGDFYEFFADDAELVAAELDLKVSQKSSHGSNYPMAGVPVDDLTPYVSALVERGYRVAVADQHETADGHAREITRVVTPGTHLATGDASAQHLAAVVRHDGDTYGLAVADVTTGRFRVTQLDDADAAAVLTELYTFSPAEVLPGPELRNDDDFLAQLDERSDAAVSLHATESFAPGRARHRVREQFGAETLASVGIDGDDAAIAAAGAVLSYVEETGVGTLAAVTRLQAYGARDHVALDATTQRNLELTETMQGESAGSLFETVDHTVTAAGGRRLKQWLQRPRRERGELVRRQTAVAALTREAMAREAIRETLSDAYDLERLAARATSGSADARDLRAVHDTLELLGEVADAVAETERLADSPLADVLASADREAAADLAAELDDALVADPPGTVTQGGLFRTGYDDELDALIEEHEASLEWLESLPDREKGKTGITHLSVDRNKTDGYYIQVGKSETDRVPDEYEEIKTLKNSKRYTIPELDETERDVLRLEERRHEMEYELFERVRERVAERAPLLQDVGRALASVDTFGSLAVHAVENDWTRPELTDDGDLAIEAGRHPVVEQTTEFVPNDLRMRPGDRDFLIVTGPNMSGKSTYMRQTALITLLAQTGSFVPARSATVGLVDGIYTRVGALDELAQGRSTFMVEMQELSNILHSATEDSLVILDEVGRGTATFDGISIAWAATEYIASNIRAKTLFATHYHELTSLGESLETVHNVHVAAEESDGDVTFMRTIRDGPTDRSYGVHVADLAGVPEPVVDRSREVLDRLREDEAIEVRGSEGGGETTQAVFDLSAGQFDTGGGQRTEADPAEEPGGSALDAETESVLDELQNLDVNETPPVELMGTVKQWQEELDGT from the coding sequence ATGACTGAGGCGACGGGTATCGTCGGTGAGTTCCTCTCGCTCAAGGAGGGGACCGACGCCGACATACTGGCGATGCAGTGCGGTGATTTCTACGAGTTCTTCGCCGACGACGCCGAGCTGGTGGCCGCGGAACTGGACCTGAAGGTGAGCCAGAAGTCCTCCCACGGTTCGAACTATCCGATGGCCGGCGTGCCGGTCGACGACCTGACGCCGTACGTCTCCGCGCTGGTCGAACGGGGCTACCGGGTCGCGGTAGCCGACCAGCACGAGACGGCCGACGGCCACGCCCGCGAGATAACGCGCGTGGTGACGCCCGGGACGCATCTGGCGACCGGCGACGCCAGTGCGCAACATCTCGCCGCCGTGGTCAGACACGACGGCGACACCTACGGGCTGGCCGTCGCGGACGTGACGACGGGTCGGTTCCGGGTGACGCAGCTGGACGACGCCGACGCCGCCGCGGTGTTGACGGAGCTGTACACGTTCTCGCCGGCCGAGGTGTTGCCGGGGCCGGAACTCAGGAACGACGACGACTTCCTGGCCCAGCTGGACGAGCGCTCGGATGCGGCCGTCTCCCTGCACGCCACCGAGTCGTTCGCGCCCGGGCGGGCGCGCCACCGCGTTCGGGAACAGTTCGGAGCCGAGACGCTGGCGAGCGTGGGTATCGACGGCGACGACGCGGCCATCGCGGCCGCCGGTGCGGTGCTGTCCTACGTGGAGGAGACCGGCGTCGGGACGCTGGCCGCGGTGACGCGACTGCAGGCCTACGGCGCCCGCGACCACGTCGCGCTGGACGCGACCACGCAGCGCAACCTCGAACTCACCGAGACGATGCAGGGGGAGTCGGCCGGGTCGCTGTTCGAAACTGTCGACCACACCGTCACCGCTGCCGGCGGGCGCCGCCTGAAACAGTGGCTCCAGCGCCCGCGCCGCGAGCGGGGCGAACTGGTCCGGCGCCAGACCGCCGTGGCGGCGCTCACCCGGGAAGCGATGGCCCGGGAGGCGATCCGGGAGACGCTTTCCGACGCCTACGACCTCGAACGGCTGGCCGCGCGGGCCACCTCCGGCAGCGCCGACGCCCGGGACCTGCGGGCCGTCCACGACACGCTCGAACTTCTGGGCGAGGTCGCCGACGCCGTCGCCGAGACCGAGCGGCTGGCCGACTCGCCACTCGCGGACGTGCTGGCGAGCGCCGACCGCGAGGCCGCCGCGGACCTCGCCGCGGAGCTGGACGACGCCCTCGTGGCGGACCCGCCGGGGACCGTCACGCAGGGCGGGCTCTTCCGCACGGGGTACGACGACGAGCTCGACGCACTTATCGAGGAACACGAGGCGTCCCTGGAGTGGCTGGAGAGCCTGCCCGACCGCGAGAAGGGGAAGACCGGTATCACTCACCTCTCCGTCGACCGCAACAAGACGGACGGCTACTACATCCAGGTGGGGAAAAGCGAGACGGACCGGGTCCCCGACGAGTACGAGGAGATAAAGACGCTCAAGAACTCCAAGCGCTACACCATCCCCGAACTGGACGAGACGGAACGGGACGTGCTCCGGCTGGAGGAGCGGCGCCACGAGATGGAGTACGAGCTGTTCGAGCGGGTCCGCGAGCGGGTCGCCGAGCGCGCGCCCCTCTTACAGGACGTGGGCCGGGCGCTGGCGTCGGTCGACACGTTCGGGTCGCTGGCCGTCCACGCCGTCGAGAACGACTGGACCCGGCCCGAGCTGACCGACGACGGCGACCTCGCTATCGAGGCCGGCCGCCACCCCGTCGTCGAACAGACCACGGAGTTCGTTCCCAACGACCTCCGAATGCGCCCCGGCGACCGCGACTTCCTCATCGTCACCGGCCCGAACATGAGCGGGAAGTCGACGTACATGCGCCAGACCGCGCTCATCACGCTGCTGGCCCAGACCGGGAGCTTCGTCCCGGCTCGGTCGGCCACAGTCGGGCTGGTCGACGGCATCTACACCCGCGTGGGCGCGCTGGACGAACTCGCCCAGGGGCGCTCTACGTTCATGGTCGAGATGCAGGAGCTGTCCAACATCCTCCACTCGGCGACCGAGGACTCGCTCGTGATTCTGGACGAGGTCGGCCGCGGGACCGCGACGTTCGACGGCATCTCGATCGCCTGGGCCGCGACGGAGTACATCGCGAGCAACATACGGGCCAAGACCCTGTTCGCGACGCACTACCACGAACTCACGTCGCTGGGCGAGTCCCTGGAGACGGTTCACAACGTCCACGTCGCCGCCGAGGAGAGCGACGGCGACGTCACGTTCATGCGGACGATACGGGACGGCCCGACCGACCGTTCCTACGGAGTCCACGTCGCCGACCTAGCCGGCGTTCCCGAGCCGGTCGTCGACCGGTCGCGGGAGGTGCTTGACCGACTGCGCGAGGACGAGGCCATCGAGGTCCGCGGGAGCGAGGGCGGCGGGGAGACCACGCAGGCCGTCTTCGACCTCTCCGCCGGACAGTTCGACACCGGGGGCGGCCAGCGGACCGAGGCCGACCCCGCCGAGGAGCCCGGCGGTTCGGCGCTGGACGCCGAGACCGAATCGGTGCTCGACGAGCTACAGAACCTCGACGTCAACGAGACGCCGCCTGTCGAACTGATGGGGACAGTCAAGCAGTGGCAAGAAGAGCTGGACGGAACGTGA
- a CDS encoding ferritin-like domain-containing protein gives MTSDRVIELLRKAYSDEIETVMNYQTNAIVLDGVRAEEIKESLQTDIQEELNHAEMLGQRLKQLEAQPPGSAEFVARQDSLQPPEDSTNVISVIEGVLDAEDDAIATYRDLIDAAEESDDPVTEDIAVTILADEEAHRTEFRGFRKEYRSD, from the coding sequence ATGACGAGTGACCGCGTCATCGAACTGCTGCGAAAGGCCTACAGCGACGAGATAGAGACGGTGATGAACTACCAGACGAACGCCATCGTCTTGGACGGCGTTCGCGCCGAGGAGATAAAGGAGAGCCTCCAGACAGACATTCAGGAGGAGTTGAACCACGCCGAGATGCTCGGCCAGCGCCTCAAACAGCTAGAGGCTCAGCCGCCGGGGTCGGCGGAGTTCGTGGCCCGGCAGGACTCGCTGCAACCGCCCGAGGACTCGACGAACGTCATCTCGGTCATCGAGGGCGTCCTCGACGCCGAGGACGACGCCATCGCCACCTACCGCGACCTCATCGACGCCGCCGAGGAGAGCGACGACCCCGTCACCGAGGACATCGCCGTGACTATCCTGGCCGACGAAGAGGCCCACCGAACGGAGTTCCGGGGCTTTCGCAAGGAGTACCGCAGCGACTGA
- a CDS encoding AIR synthase family protein, whose translation MSELGKVDRDFFDEYIYPNLGADRDDVRLGPRHGVDFGVVDVGERAVAMASDPVFVMPSLGFERAAWFAFHILMSDVAVSGLAPTHLSVDFNLPPEITNEEFRTVWETFDAEARELGVSVVTGHTGRYAGCNYPMVGGATAVSVGDFDDLVRPDGAGVGDRIVVTKGPAIEATGLLSIQFESLMADELDAATIDDATDRFYDMSPVRDALTAAAAGPVTAMHDATECGIYGGLYEMARAAGVGVELETDRVPVQPGVAEACEFFDIDPWVSISEGTLLAAVEPGGVDDVLDALESEGIPAADAGEVTDGSGLVVDGEPTAHPGVDPFWGTFEEYLGKLE comes from the coding sequence ATGTCAGAACTCGGCAAGGTCGACCGCGATTTCTTCGACGAGTACATCTATCCGAACCTGGGCGCGGACCGCGACGACGTCCGGCTGGGGCCCCGACACGGCGTCGACTTCGGTGTGGTCGACGTGGGCGAACGGGCCGTCGCGATGGCCAGCGACCCGGTGTTCGTGATGCCGTCGCTCGGCTTCGAGCGCGCCGCCTGGTTCGCGTTCCACATCCTCATGAGCGACGTGGCGGTCTCGGGATTGGCACCGACGCATCTCTCCGTCGACTTCAACCTCCCGCCCGAAATCACGAACGAGGAGTTCCGGACGGTGTGGGAGACCTTCGACGCGGAGGCCCGCGAGCTGGGCGTCTCCGTCGTCACCGGCCACACCGGTCGGTACGCCGGCTGTAACTACCCGATGGTCGGGGGTGCGACGGCGGTATCGGTCGGCGACTTCGACGACCTCGTCCGCCCCGACGGCGCCGGCGTCGGCGACCGCATCGTCGTCACGAAAGGGCCGGCTATCGAGGCGACCGGCCTGCTTTCCATCCAGTTCGAGTCGCTCATGGCCGACGAACTCGACGCCGCGACGATCGACGACGCCACCGACCGCTTCTACGACATGAGCCCCGTCAGGGACGCGTTAACCGCGGCGGCCGCCGGACCGGTGACAGCGATGCACGACGCGACCGAGTGCGGTATCTACGGCGGGCTCTACGAGATGGCCCGCGCGGCCGGCGTCGGCGTCGAACTGGAGACGGACCGCGTGCCCGTCCAGCCCGGCGTGGCCGAGGCCTGCGAGTTCTTCGATATCGACCCGTGGGTGTCGATCAGCGAGGGGACCCTACTGGCGGCGGTCGAGCCGGGCGGCGTCGACGACGTGCTCGACGCGCTGGAGTCGGAGGGGATTCCCGCTGCCGACGCCGGCGAGGTGACCGACGGCTCCGGGCTGGTCGTCGACGGCGAGCCGACGGCACACCCCGGCGTGGACCCGTTCTGGGGGACCTTCGAGGAGTATCTGGGGAAGCTGGAGTAG
- a CDS encoding CARDB domain-containing protein — MRGPHHGWVAVSVAVFLVVSMAGTAVAVPVAIDQPDPAGGGQSSVAPAATATQTDDTIVQTERYALTPDRPGQVRVRLSYDVPDRVQSLEATLPAETTVTGTDGFSRVNETVYELDDGATSASIELRYNPNETTRRTGPEAASGRYLDVDAGEWALFRQLGVRSAWSYSGSSSDPVTFERRTRTAGPGVAGDNLVYLGSVTTVERTENGQTFRLAVPERAELAESPDSILDSLTNASGSFRVGDRDEDVVVVAAPTTQVEWAVRGATLGSDFWVRDFERLDEASNVWLHEYVHTRQAFSTTRETRWLVEATAQYYAAVLTLEQERITFDDFRRQLSTAERSAYDDVVLAEPATWTRNANYFKGALAAGRIDLALRASTNRSATLEETVRELNGLDSRVTQTRFLRAVERAGGADSRATAVAATETSDSLSMWDQSTHSRLFGVVPAQVGYALPNATDGYRASGPYRNETVSATPVRLATGETLTVDTVVSNTGGKAGTYNATLTVDGTAVTSATGEIAAESERTVRLAHTFERAGEYTLGAGGERVTVVVEPPAEPTVSGVSVDSQRVQRGESVVVTATVRNDAAVPANGTVAFTRDGEPVARQPVTLAPGASTQLSVAVPLPTVGETRLGAGAADPVTVTVAAPTAGTEPGTTGGSGAGFTVPAAVLAVALAVLARRNRAHKK, encoded by the coding sequence ATGCGTGGACCGCACCACGGCTGGGTGGCCGTGTCAGTCGCAGTGTTTCTCGTCGTCTCGATGGCCGGCACGGCCGTCGCCGTGCCGGTGGCAATCGACCAGCCCGACCCAGCGGGTGGGGGCCAGTCGTCGGTCGCGCCAGCCGCCACCGCGACCCAGACGGACGACACCATCGTCCAGACCGAACGCTACGCGCTGACGCCGGACCGACCGGGACAGGTGCGAGTGCGCCTCAGCTACGACGTCCCCGACCGGGTGCAATCGCTCGAAGCGACCCTGCCGGCGGAGACGACGGTGACCGGGACGGACGGGTTCAGCCGCGTCAACGAGACGGTGTACGAACTGGACGACGGGGCGACGTCGGCGTCCATCGAACTCCGCTACAACCCCAACGAGACGACCCGGCGAACCGGACCCGAGGCGGCCAGCGGACGGTATCTCGACGTCGACGCCGGCGAGTGGGCGCTGTTCAGACAGCTGGGGGTCAGGAGCGCGTGGAGTTACTCCGGCTCGTCGTCGGACCCGGTCACGTTCGAGCGGCGGACGCGAACCGCGGGCCCGGGGGTAGCGGGTGACAACCTCGTCTACCTCGGGTCGGTCACGACCGTCGAGCGGACCGAGAACGGCCAGACGTTCCGGCTGGCGGTCCCCGAGCGGGCCGAACTGGCCGAGTCGCCGGACTCGATACTGGACTCGCTGACGAACGCCTCGGGGTCGTTCCGCGTCGGTGACCGTGACGAGGACGTGGTCGTCGTCGCGGCCCCGACCACACAGGTCGAGTGGGCCGTGCGGGGGGCGACGCTGGGCTCGGATTTCTGGGTCCGGGACTTCGAGCGCCTCGACGAGGCGAGCAACGTCTGGCTCCACGAGTACGTCCACACGCGACAGGCGTTCTCGACGACCCGGGAGACGCGCTGGCTCGTCGAGGCGACAGCACAGTACTACGCGGCCGTGTTGACGCTCGAACAGGAGCGTATCACGTTCGACGACTTCCGCCGGCAGCTCTCGACCGCCGAACGCTCCGCCTACGACGACGTCGTGCTGGCCGAGCCCGCGACGTGGACGCGCAACGCGAACTACTTCAAAGGGGCGCTAGCGGCGGGGCGCATCGACCTCGCGCTCCGGGCGTCGACGAACCGGTCGGCGACGCTCGAAGAGACAGTCAGGGAGCTCAACGGACTCGACAGCCGGGTGACACAGACACGGTTCCTCCGTGCCGTCGAGCGCGCCGGCGGAGCGGACTCGCGGGCGACGGCGGTGGCCGCCACGGAAACGTCGGACTCGCTCTCGATGTGGGACCAGTCTACACACTCGCGGCTGTTCGGGGTGGTGCCGGCACAGGTCGGCTACGCGCTCCCGAACGCCACCGACGGCTACCGGGCGAGCGGGCCCTACCGCAACGAGACGGTCTCGGCGACCCCCGTTCGGCTGGCGACCGGGGAGACGCTGACCGTCGACACCGTCGTCAGCAACACGGGCGGGAAGGCGGGGACCTACAACGCAACGCTGACCGTCGACGGGACCGCCGTCACGTCGGCGACCGGCGAGATAGCCGCCGAGAGCGAGCGGACGGTCCGGCTGGCCCACACCTTCGAGCGAGCCGGCGAGTACACGCTGGGCGCGGGCGGGGAGCGCGTCACTGTCGTCGTCGAACCCCCGGCGGAGCCGACCGTCAGCGGGGTCAGCGTGGACAGTCAGCGGGTCCAGCGGGGCGAGAGTGTGGTCGTCACGGCGACGGTGCGCAACGACGCGGCGGTCCCGGCAAACGGCACGGTCGCGTTCACCCGAGACGGCGAACCGGTCGCGCGACAGCCGGTGACGCTGGCGCCCGGGGCCAGCACGCAGCTGTCGGTCGCGGTCCCGCTCCCGACGGTCGGCGAGACCCGACTTGGCGCGGGCGCGGCCGACCCGGTGACGGTGACAGTCGCCGCGCCGACCGCGGGGACCGAGCCGGGGACGACCGGCGGGAGCGGCGCGGGCTTTACCGTCCCGGCGGCTGTGCTGGCGGTCGCTCTCGCCGTGCTGGCTCGTCGGAACAGGGCGCACAAAAAGTGA
- a CDS encoding ABC transporter ATP-binding protein, with protein MSAEEPTALEPSEGGSMWRLYAAYGRENTGSAVLGTVMALVARGTGLVPALLLGLAIDAVLLDTRPFSLPLVPDAWMPPAAAGQLRVTVAVIVGATLLGAVASYLGSYGWNRFAQTVQHDLRTDAYEHLQAQDRAFFDSSRTGELLAVLNNDVNQLESFLTDGVNSGLRIVALVVGVGLVMLALNPWLALVSLTAVPVLVLFTAAFVRNIQPKYAAMRESVGDLNARLENNVGGIEVIKTEGAETYETERVRAASQSYYDTNWDAIRTRITFFPALSLISGLSFALTFAVGAFWVLNGPPTPFSGTVTAGAFVTFMLYTQQFIWPLAQFGQIVNSYQRARASSDRVYAVLEAEPGVREADEPVALPSVAGRVEYDDVTFSYDPEDAETPPVLRGVSFEVSPGDTVGIVGPTGSGKSTLVKLLVRLYDPEGGAVRIDGHDVRDVSIADLRRAVGYVAQEPFLFYGTVRENIAYGTFDADDDAIETAAHRAAAHEFVENLPEGYETMVGERGVKLSGGQRQRVALARTFLKEPEILVLDEATSHVDTETEAIIQRSLRDLATDRTTVAIAHRLSTVKDADTVMVLEGGRVVEQGTHRELLAENGLYANLWRVQAGDFEDLPDSFFEAAIARRAAIEGGGESD; from the coding sequence ATGAGCGCCGAGGAACCGACGGCCCTCGAACCGAGCGAGGGCGGCTCGATGTGGCGTCTCTACGCCGCTTACGGGCGCGAGAACACGGGCAGTGCCGTCCTCGGTACCGTGATGGCGCTCGTGGCCCGCGGGACCGGACTGGTCCCCGCGCTCCTGCTCGGGCTGGCCATCGACGCCGTGTTGCTGGACACCCGCCCGTTCTCGCTGCCGCTGGTTCCCGACGCGTGGATGCCCCCCGCGGCCGCCGGCCAGCTCCGGGTCACTGTCGCCGTCATCGTCGGCGCGACGCTTCTCGGCGCCGTGGCCTCGTATCTCGGGAGCTACGGCTGGAACCGCTTCGCCCAGACCGTTCAACACGACCTCCGCACCGACGCCTACGAACACCTGCAGGCCCAGGACCGGGCGTTCTTCGATTCGTCGCGGACCGGCGAGCTACTCGCCGTGCTGAACAACGACGTGAACCAGCTGGAGTCGTTTCTCACCGACGGCGTCAACTCCGGGCTGCGCATCGTCGCGCTGGTCGTCGGCGTCGGGCTGGTCATGCTCGCGCTGAACCCGTGGCTCGCGCTGGTGTCGTTGACCGCCGTGCCGGTGCTCGTGCTCTTTACCGCCGCCTTCGTCCGGAACATCCAGCCCAAGTACGCCGCGATGCGGGAGAGCGTCGGTGACCTGAACGCCAGACTGGAGAACAACGTCGGGGGCATCGAGGTCATCAAGACCGAAGGCGCCGAGACGTACGAGACCGAGCGGGTACGCGCGGCCTCCCAGTCGTACTACGACACCAACTGGGACGCCATCCGCACGCGAATCACTTTCTTCCCCGCGCTGTCGCTCATCTCCGGGTTGAGCTTCGCGCTCACCTTCGCAGTCGGCGCGTTCTGGGTGCTCAACGGGCCGCCGACGCCCTTCTCCGGGACCGTCACCGCGGGCGCGTTCGTCACGTTCATGCTGTACACCCAGCAGTTCATCTGGCCGCTGGCCCAGTTCGGCCAGATCGTCAACAGCTACCAGCGCGCCCGCGCCTCCAGCGACCGCGTCTACGCCGTGCTGGAGGCCGAACCCGGCGTCCGCGAGGCCGACGAGCCGGTCGCGCTCCCGTCGGTCGCCGGCCGCGTCGAGTACGACGACGTCACCTTCAGCTACGACCCCGAGGACGCGGAGACGCCGCCGGTGCTCCGGGGTGTCTCTTTCGAGGTGTCGCCCGGCGACACCGTCGGCATCGTCGGGCCCACGGGCAGTGGGAAGTCCACGCTGGTGAAGCTGCTCGTCCGGCTGTACGACCCCGAGGGCGGCGCGGTCCGCATCGACGGGCACGACGTGCGGGACGTGTCGATAGCGGACCTCAGACGCGCCGTGGGCTACGTCGCCCAGGAGCCGTTCCTGTTCTACGGCACCGTCCGCGAGAACATCGCCTACGGCACGTTCGACGCCGACGACGACGCTATCGAGACCGCCGCCCACCGCGCGGCGGCCCACGAGTTCGTCGAGAACCTCCCCGAGGGGTACGAGACGATGGTCGGCGAGCGCGGGGTGAAGCTCTCGGGCGGCCAGCGCCAGCGCGTCGCGCTCGCCCGGACCTTCCTCAAGGAGCCCGAGATTCTGGTGCTGGACGAGGCGACCAGCCACGTCGACACCGAGACCGAGGCCATCATCCAGCGCAGCCTGCGGGACCTGGCGACCGACCGGACGACCGTCGCCATCGCGCATCGGCTCTCGACCGTCAAAGACGCCGACACCGTCATGGTGCTCGAAGGCGGCCGGGTCGTCGAGCAGGGGACCCATCGGGAGCTGCTGGCCGAGAACGGTCTCTACGCCAACCTCTGGCGGGTCCAGGCCGGCGACTTCGAGGACCTTCCCGACAGCTTCTTCGAGGCTGCCATCGCCCGCCGGGCGGCCATCGAGGGCGGCGGCGAGTCGGACTAG
- a CDS encoding DUF7331 family protein, protein MASAPSNTSKADEQYGAFTTGDGDVVVYDTDNPEAWLQSDYAVEVGPSSERTSV, encoded by the coding sequence ATGGCATCGGCCCCCAGCAACACCAGTAAGGCGGACGAGCAGTACGGCGCTTTTACGACGGGCGACGGCGACGTCGTCGTCTACGACACGGACAACCCCGAGGCGTGGCTCCAGTCCGACTACGCCGTCGAAGTAGGTCCCTCCTCCGAGCGGACAAGCGTCTAG